In Acetoanaerobium noterae, a single genomic region encodes these proteins:
- a CDS encoding helix-turn-helix transcriptional regulator, translated as MKKRCRDKTHEAILYAITHVYKNISLSEVSKAVSYSPFYFHRIFLLEKGMPFREFHLNNRLMLSAGLLFRDKNLKITKLAEKLGFSSPANFSRAFSKVFNISPKFAKDTLLADKNIEDQIRDTFKALEIEFSLKMSFSDSFYIVYEDVSGIRGGSLDLRVEKSLRTLEQSLDAHHITPDTMKFVLCSNDFNWFKNQNEMDYDIGIIVSEQMLSKIIDMKYKKVEAFEVSKAVLKMKFQDMTDFSDGIKYLTWVSEFMYMYWIDSRGYYLDDRQGINIFEIDAKNNNLELSCLLPVKKNSKI; from the coding sequence ATGAAAAAAAGATGCAGAGATAAAACTCATGAAGCAATATTATATGCGATTACTCATGTATATAAGAATATAAGCTTGAGTGAAGTGTCTAAAGCAGTTTCATATTCTCCTTTTTATTTTCATAGAATTTTTCTATTAGAAAAAGGGATGCCTTTTAGAGAATTTCATCTAAACAACAGGCTCATGCTTTCAGCTGGTTTATTATTTAGAGATAAAAATCTAAAAATAACCAAACTAGCAGAAAAATTGGGATTTTCATCACCCGCTAATTTTTCTAGAGCTTTTAGTAAGGTTTTTAATATCTCGCCAAAATTTGCAAAAGACACTCTTTTAGCTGACAAGAACATAGAAGACCAGATAAGAGATACCTTCAAAGCCTTGGAAATAGAATTTTCATTAAAAATGTCTTTTTCTGATTCCTTTTATATTGTATATGAGGATGTAAGCGGAATTAGAGGAGGGAGTCTTGACCTTAGAGTAGAAAAGAGCCTAAGGACACTAGAGCAAAGTCTTGATGCACATCATATAACTCCAGATACCATGAAATTTGTCCTCTGCTCTAATGATTTTAATTGGTTCAAAAATCAAAATGAAATGGATTATGACATAGGTATCATAGTATCAGAGCAGATGCTTTCAAAAATTATCGATATGAAATATAAAAAAGTAGAAGCCTTCGAAGTATCAAAAGCTGTCCTGAAAATGAAATTTCAGGACATGACAGACTTTTCAGATGGGATTAAATATTTGACCTGGGTTTCAGAATTCATGTATATGTATTGGATTGATAGCAGAGGATACTATTTAGACGACAGACAAGGAATAAATATATTCGAAATTGATGCTAAAAATAATAATCTAGAGCTTAGCTGTTTATTGCCAGTTAAGAAAAACAGCAAGATTTGA
- a CDS encoding DUF5714 domain-containing protein: MIDKTSHVGGCUGPATETAGVQTDTSSENCLVCKATLDYFQSGQEFTCMKCNKTELGYVSCPNGHYICDSCHGEDTFDLIYDMSICSEGINPFVIANEIIDKTKLPMLGCEHAWVAAGALIAAIRNEKTIRITDEDIKEALNRTKKQAIGAYCGLTGICGIAPAIGSVYSVILGAACPKDTETSKTMFVVSKVIEDISKQAGPCCCKNFVYTALETACRYSQEYLGGTLDTSYNYTCMDSHRHPHGCRKEKCRYYNI, encoded by the coding sequence ATGATAGATAAAACTAGTCATGTAGGGGGCTGCTGAGGACCAGCTACAGAAACTGCAGGGGTGCAGACCGACACAAGCAGTGAAAACTGCCTTGTATGCAAAGCAACGCTAGATTATTTTCAAAGCGGACAAGAATTTACATGTATGAAATGTAATAAAACTGAGTTAGGCTATGTGAGTTGTCCTAATGGACACTATATATGTGATAGCTGTCATGGAGAAGATACTTTTGATTTAATTTATGATATGAGTATTTGTTCAGAAGGGATAAATCCATTTGTGATAGCTAATGAAATAATTGATAAAACAAAGCTTCCTATGCTCGGCTGTGAGCATGCATGGGTAGCCGCAGGAGCATTAATAGCAGCAATTAGAAATGAAAAAACTATAAGAATAACAGATGAAGACATTAAAGAGGCATTAAATAGAACCAAAAAACAAGCTATAGGAGCTTATTGCGGACTTACTGGAATCTGTGGCATAGCACCGGCTATAGGTAGCGTATACAGTGTGATTTTAGGAGCGGCCTGTCCAAAAGATACAGAAACTTCAAAAACAATGTTCGTAGTATCAAAAGTCATAGAGGATATATCTAAGCAAGCTGGTCCTTGTTGCTGTAAAAATTTTGTGTATACTGCTTTAGAAACAGCCTGTAGATATTCGCAGGAATACCTAGGAGGAACCTTAGATACAAGCTATAATTATACCTGCATGGACAGCCATAGACATCCACATGGCTGTAGAAAAGAAAAATGCAGATACTATAATATATAA
- the aspS gene encoding aspartate--tRNA(Asn) ligase: MKRIMIAELSSYLNQEVVVSGWIHRLRKLGKIAFIILRDKSGLVQCVIDTKTIDIKDLKLEAVIKIKGKVKLAQGKSESLEIQVISIDMLSPANEDLPIEINKENMDISLDVMLNNRALSLRNPKLGAVLKVKAVLAQAFSEFLIKNDFTQIFTPKIVAQGTEGGSNLFELNYFETKAYLAQSPQFYKQMMVGAGFERVFEIGHVYRAESHDTKRHLNEYVSLDVEFGFIQDEYEIMELENRLLDFMMKEVESKCSRELELLGAQLPKVPYQIPKMKLSEAIAILNEKYNLNDLQTDLSPKGEKLISEYIKREFNSDFVFITHYPQSKRPMYTMPYGEGETRSFDLLFRGLEITTGGQRIHNYNQLLENIVKRGLSKEQFKDYLYIFKYGMPPHGGFAIGLERITSMLLGFDNVRYASAFPRDKMRLTP; encoded by the coding sequence ATGAAAAGAATTATGATAGCAGAGCTAAGTAGCTATTTAAATCAAGAGGTGGTTGTAAGTGGATGGATTCATAGATTAAGAAAGCTTGGGAAAATAGCCTTTATTATTTTAAGGGATAAATCTGGCCTAGTCCAATGCGTTATAGATACAAAAACTATTGACATAAAAGATTTAAAGCTAGAAGCCGTAATAAAGATTAAGGGAAAAGTAAAATTAGCTCAAGGTAAATCAGAAAGCTTGGAGATTCAGGTTATTTCTATCGACATGCTATCTCCTGCAAATGAAGATTTGCCAATTGAAATAAACAAGGAAAATATGGATATAAGCTTGGATGTGATGCTAAATAATAGGGCGCTTTCACTTAGAAATCCTAAATTAGGAGCAGTGCTTAAGGTGAAAGCTGTTTTAGCTCAAGCTTTTTCTGAGTTTTTAATTAAAAATGATTTTACTCAAATTTTTACACCCAAGATTGTAGCTCAAGGAACAGAAGGAGGAAGCAATTTATTTGAGCTAAATTATTTCGAGACTAAGGCATATTTGGCTCAGAGTCCACAATTTTATAAACAGATGATGGTGGGAGCAGGATTTGAGAGGGTATTTGAGATTGGACATGTGTATAGAGCTGAAAGCCACGACACAAAAAGACATCTCAATGAATATGTAAGCCTTGATGTAGAGTTTGGATTTATCCAAGACGAGTATGAGATTATGGAGCTTGAAAATAGATTATTAGATTTTATGATGAAAGAAGTAGAAAGTAAATGCAGCAGAGAGCTTGAGCTCCTTGGTGCACAGCTACCAAAGGTTCCATATCAAATACCTAAAATGAAACTGTCTGAAGCAATTGCTATACTAAATGAAAAGTATAACCTAAATGACTTACAGACGGATTTAAGCCCTAAGGGAGAAAAGTTAATTTCAGAGTATATAAAGAGAGAGTTTAATTCAGATTTTGTATTTATAACACATTATCCTCAAAGCAAAAGACCAATGTACACTATGCCTTATGGTGAAGGCGAAACCAGAAGCTTTGACCTATTATTTAGAGGACTTGAGATAACAACTGGAGGTCAGAGGATTCACAACTATAATCAGCTTTTAGAAAATATAGTAAAACGAGGATTGTCCAAGGAACAGTTTAAGGATTACCTTTATATATTTAAATATGGAATGCCGCCTCATGGAGGGTTTGCAATTGGCTTAGAGAGAATCACTTCAATGCTCCTAGGATTTGACAATGTAAGATATGCTTCAGCTTTTCCTAGAGATAAAATGAGGCTTACGCCGTAA
- a CDS encoding sulfurtransferase, which produces MKKKLVTLFLSGLLVMSLATGCSAKPAEQGTQEQAAPEAEQTIASVEKTKVYVTPEWVKSVIDKNQPESENYIILEAAWGTEKDSPDYLKAHLPGAIHLNTDEIEEPEYWNIRNAEEITAVMSKYGITKDTTVIVYGPDSGTERVAFVMLWAGVENVKVLDGGLAAWTEAGYETEEGNILPTATTEDFGVQIPAHPEYVIAMPKDASEAMKANDKFRLVSIRSLDEFTGKISGYSYIEKTGEPEGALWGHDEFDYYNEDGTIADFDKAVQMWSEQGITKENEIAFYCGTGWRACVPWLMAYENGWTNVKLYDGGWFAWQMDETNPVQKITPEEAAARYN; this is translated from the coding sequence ATGAAAAAGAAGTTAGTTACTTTATTTTTAAGCGGACTTTTAGTAATGTCTTTAGCTACTGGATGCTCTGCAAAACCAGCTGAGCAAGGTACGCAGGAACAAGCAGCTCCTGAAGCTGAACAAACTATAGCTTCAGTTGAGAAAACTAAGGTATATGTTACACCAGAATGGGTAAAAAGCGTCATCGATAAAAACCAGCCTGAATCTGAAAATTACATAATTTTAGAAGCTGCCTGGGGTACAGAAAAAGATAGCCCAGACTATTTAAAAGCTCATCTTCCAGGTGCTATTCACCTTAACACAGATGAAATAGAAGAACCTGAATATTGGAATATTAGAAATGCTGAAGAAATAACAGCTGTAATGTCAAAATATGGAATTACTAAGGATACTACTGTTATAGTTTATGGCCCTGACTCAGGAACTGAAAGAGTTGCCTTTGTAATGCTATGGGCAGGCGTTGAAAACGTTAAGGTTCTAGATGGTGGCCTTGCTGCTTGGACTGAGGCAGGTTACGAAACAGAAGAAGGCAATATACTTCCAACTGCTACAACAGAAGATTTTGGAGTACAAATTCCAGCTCACCCTGAGTATGTTATAGCTATGCCAAAAGATGCTAGCGAAGCAATGAAAGCTAACGATAAGTTCAGACTTGTAAGTATAAGAAGCCTAGATGAATTCACTGGAAAAATTAGCGGCTACAGCTATATAGAAAAAACTGGAGAGCCAGAAGGTGCTCTTTGGGGACATGACGAATTCGATTATTATAACGAAGATGGAACTATAGCTGATTTTGATAAAGCTGTACAGATGTGGAGCGAGCAAGGTATCACTAAAGAAAATGAAATTGCATTTTATTGTGGTACAGGCTGGAGAGCTTGTGTTCCATGGCTAATGGCTTATGAAAATGGTTGGACTAACGTAAAATTATACGACGGTGGATGGTTTGCATGGCAAATGGATGAAACAAATCCAGTTCAAAAAATCACACCAGAAGAAGCTGCTGCAAGATATAACTAG